In Dolichospermum flos-aquae CCAP 1403/13F, the following proteins share a genomic window:
- a CDS encoding YlqD family protein, with protein MDVSNPQLLLKRPINVKAIVTSLWKEEVQQQLQGQINQVDQQLQQLDVEGQRAVSAIQKQSVQPPGPQTLQQIDNIQLQVSQKKSELLEQKNQMLQNLQQVQLLELDQEVNQFQMESFFRIELGDNLISKMQVEVVLRDGIVEEIRGDI; from the coding sequence ATGGATGTTTCCAACCCTCAATTGCTTTTAAAACGCCCGATTAATGTCAAAGCCATAGTTACTAGTCTCTGGAAAGAGGAAGTACAACAGCAACTACAAGGTCAAATTAATCAAGTTGACCAACAACTGCAACAATTAGACGTTGAAGGACAAAGAGCAGTTAGCGCCATTCAAAAACAGAGTGTGCAACCACCAGGACCCCAAACACTCCAACAAATTGACAACATTCAACTGCAAGTCAGTCAAAAGAAAAGTGAACTTCTAGAGCAGAAAAACCAAATGCTGCAAAACCTCCAGCAAGTACAATTATTGGAATTAGATCAAGAAGTTAATCAATTTCAAATGGAAAGCTTTTTCCGGATTGAACTAGGTGATAATTTGATTAGTAAAATGCAGGTTGAAGTTGTCCTCCGTGATGGTATTGTCGAAGAAATTCGCGGAGATATCTAA
- a CDS encoding AMP-dependent synthetase/ligase, with amino-acid sequence MTQNQSATSFLANISERERLALQSLVDYTNVESLPEIWTLAARKFGNIVALHNPHSKPEVKITYSQLSGQIQQFAAGLQTLGININNSDTLPYGERVSLIADNSPRWFIADQGIMTAGAVNAVRSAQAEREELLYIISHSGSTALVIEDLKTLNKLGESLNELPIKLVVLLSDEVPPTERNFPVVNFSQLLDIGSNNTLIATKQSSESLATLIYTSGTTGKPKGVMLSHKNLLHQVKNLGTVVQPKKGDIALSILPTWHSYERSGEYFLLSQGCTQIYTNLRSVKGDLKKFKPNYMIAVPRLWESIYEGVQKQFREQPAKKQSLVKFLLEMSQKYIEARRICQGLSLNHIHASFIERSQAKITELGLLLFHALGEKLVYAKVREATGGNIKHVISGGGALPAYIDNFFEIVGVEILQGYGLTETSPVTNARRPWRNLRGSSGQPIPGTEVKIVNPETRQPLPVGERGLVLLKGPQIMQGYYQNPEATTKAIDTEGWFDSGDLGWVTPENDLVLTGRAKDTIVLTNGENIEPQPIEDACLRSPYIDQIMLVGQDQRSIGALIVPNLEALEKWAETQNNSQKIDLESKIVQDLFRQELNREVQNRPSYRADDRVGPFKLIEEQFSIENGLMTQTLKIRRHVVMARYCDIINAMFAK; translated from the coding sequence ATGACACAAAACCAATCGGCAACTTCTTTTTTGGCTAACATTTCTGAGCGAGAACGTCTGGCATTACAGAGTTTAGTAGATTACACAAACGTCGAGTCACTCCCAGAAATTTGGACTTTAGCTGCCAGGAAATTTGGTAATATTGTTGCCCTGCATAACCCCCACTCCAAACCAGAAGTAAAAATTACCTATAGTCAGTTGTCAGGGCAAATTCAACAATTTGCGGCTGGTTTACAGACATTAGGCATCAATATAAACAATAGCGACACTCTTCCCTATGGTGAACGGGTTTCCCTCATTGCTGATAACAGTCCCCGCTGGTTTATTGCCGATCAAGGTATAATGACCGCTGGAGCGGTAAATGCAGTCCGTAGCGCTCAAGCAGAACGAGAAGAATTACTCTATATTATTTCCCATAGTGGCAGTACCGCATTAGTAATTGAGGATCTCAAAACTCTAAATAAGTTAGGAGAAAGCTTAAATGAATTACCGATTAAGCTGGTAGTTCTCCTTTCTGATGAAGTACCACCCACAGAACGCAATTTTCCAGTGGTGAACTTTTCCCAATTATTAGATATTGGTAGTAACAACACTTTAATAGCTACCAAACAAAGCAGCGAAAGTTTAGCAACCCTAATTTATACCTCTGGTACTACGGGAAAACCCAAGGGTGTGATGCTATCTCACAAAAATTTGCTGCACCAAGTTAAAAACTTAGGAACAGTAGTACAACCCAAAAAAGGAGATATTGCCCTCAGTATTTTGCCCACATGGCATAGTTATGAACGCAGTGGAGAATATTTCCTACTTTCTCAAGGTTGTACCCAAATTTACACTAATTTGCGTTCTGTGAAAGGGGATTTAAAGAAATTTAAACCCAATTACATGATTGCTGTTCCTCGACTATGGGAATCAATTTATGAAGGAGTGCAAAAGCAATTCCGCGAACAACCAGCCAAAAAACAAAGTTTGGTGAAGTTCTTACTAGAAATGAGCCAGAAATATATTGAAGCACGGCGTATTTGCCAGGGATTGAGTTTAAATCACATTCACGCTTCATTTATTGAACGTTCCCAAGCCAAAATAACAGAATTGGGTTTATTATTATTCCATGCACTCGGTGAAAAATTAGTTTATGCCAAAGTGCGAGAAGCTACTGGCGGCAACATCAAGCACGTTATTAGTGGTGGTGGGGCGCTACCTGCATATATAGATAACTTTTTTGAAATTGTTGGGGTGGAAATTTTACAAGGTTATGGTTTAACAGAAACCTCACCAGTAACTAATGCTCGTCGTCCTTGGCGAAATTTACGGGGTTCTTCAGGACAACCCATTCCCGGTACAGAAGTGAAAATTGTCAATCCTGAGACTCGTCAACCTCTACCAGTGGGAGAACGGGGTTTAGTCCTGCTCAAAGGGCCACAAATCATGCAGGGCTATTATCAAAATCCCGAAGCCACAACCAAAGCCATAGACACAGAAGGTTGGTTTGATAGCGGTGATTTAGGTTGGGTAACTCCTGAAAATGACTTAGTATTAACAGGTAGAGCAAAAGACACCATTGTTTTAACCAATGGGGAAAACATCGAACCCCAGCCCATAGAAGATGCTTGTTTAAGATCACCCTATATTGACCAAATCATGTTAGTAGGGCAAGATCAACGGAGTATTGGCGCTTTGATTGTTCCCAACCTAGAAGCCTTAGAAAAATGGGCAGAAACTCAAAATAATAGTCAAAAAATTGACTTAGAGAGTAAAATAGTCCAGGATTTGTTTCGTCAGGAATTAAATCGGGAAGTTCAAAACCGTCCCAGCTACCGAGCCGATGATCGTGTTGGACCGTTCAAACTCATTGAGGAACAATTCTCAATTGAAAATGGACTCATGACACAAACGCTCAAAATCCGTCGTCACGTTGTCATGGCCCGATATTGCGATATTATTAACGCAATGTTTGCCAAATAA